Proteins co-encoded in one Fusarium musae strain F31 chromosome 3, whole genome shotgun sequence genomic window:
- a CDS encoding hypothetical protein (EggNog:ENOG41): MKITQLWYYPIKGLRGIQVESAKLGPQGLQYDRRFMLYKIEKSGDFSKIQLSGHPECSLFAQEVVGDKIRVKYLIPEEPLVPWKPEQDTVLEVPIEPDINELAKADVSLHQSRVIAYRMGPKYDAWFTACFGFDTALVFIGDGRRPVLGTFSPKSQATPPSWPMLLLNHLLGKKATEDDWITFTDCAPYLFTTEESLNNVKARLSTCDVEMKAMRPNIVLDGEAAWDEDFWAQLTINGAHQVALTKMCGRCTSLNVDYSTGRAAKGERGTVLKKLMSDRRVDTGSKYSPVFGRYGFLTSNSGGDTTISIGDSVEVTKRNNERTVWDWALGDPKIAKYYQSSSDTKPSIPIVLSFWLTAAALLGLLPCWLLLA; encoded by the exons ATGAAGATTACTCAG CTTTGGTACTATCCTATCAAAGGACTTCGAGGTATTCAAGTCGAGTCGGCCAAATTAGGCCCACAAGGGCTTCAATATGACCGTCGTTTTATGCTTTATAAGATCGAGAAGTCGGGCGACTTCAGCAAGATTCAATTGTCTGGTCACCCAGAATGCAGCCTTTTCGCACAAGAAGTCGTTGGCGACAAGATCCGGGTCAAGTACCTGATTCCAGAAGAACCACTTGTGCCATGGAAACCAGAGCAGGACACTGTCCTTGAAGTCCCAATTGAACCGGATATCAATGAATTGGCCAAGGCCGACGTCAGCCTACATCAAAGTCGTGTTATTGCATACCGCATGGGACCCAAATATGATGCATGGTTCACCGCTTGCTTTGGTTTCGACACAGCTCTCGTCTTCATCGGCGATGGTCGACGCCCTGTGCTGGGAACATTCTCCCCTAAGTCTCAGGCTACTCCTCCGTCATGGCCAATGCTGCTTCTCAACCACCTTCTAGGAAAGAAAGCCACCGAGGACGATTGGATCACATTTACTGATTGTGCGCCCTACCTGTTCACCACAGAAGAATCTCTTAACAACGTCAAAGCCCGGCTATCGACATGCGACGTTGAAATGAAGGCTATGCGACCTAACATTGTTCTGGATGGCGAGGCCGCATGGGATGAGGACTTTTGGGCACAGCTGACCATCAATGGAGCCCATCAAGTAGCTCTCACCAAGATGTGCGGACGATGCACTTCGCTCAACGTCGACTACTCCACTGGCCGTGCTGCCAAAGGGGAGCGTGGCACGGtactcaagaagctcatgtCTGACCGAAGGGTCGATACTGGATCAAAGTATTCTCCAGTCTTCGGCAGATACGGCTTTCTAACCAGTAACTCTGGTGGCGATACGACCATATCCATCGGTGACAGTGTGGAAGTGACCAAGAGAAACAATGAGCGTACTGTATGGGATTGGGCACTGGGAGATCCCAAAATCGCAAAATACTACCAGTCTTCCTCAGACACCAAGCCGAGCATACCCATAGTTCTCTCATTCTGGCTGACGGCTGCGGCTCTGCTGGGTCTGCTACCTTGTTGGCTTTTACTTGCTTGA
- a CDS encoding hypothetical protein (EggNog:ENOG41), which yields MSLSSYGVDDAKLPQQPFLAGARPDTPSFLDTTACLCALRALPGLDKLAEAGADFDNGQAAWQCIGNQTQGVYNITSGKWYKAKNPKGSLDLPMEDNSNPPVGGDLVWDSKGRSLKPLKDKNTLTVYDRDCTGTNRSSFSTSFYRTTYQLLNDKLPIDAAPCWRPGALPLQLQNVSSWQEYGCKEGFLCQNNTINSLPQSCPPLEKCTIARLSGMTCSFNGTNVGMGVFEPIICQAGHYCPLEEKGMKKIRCPAGSYCQPGASTPTPCLSGSRCPEGASFERYLIPVSVLVIIDFLLLVGMFVLMFRSRWQRTSKAHAGALKRHKTMRVVKATITGRGYKELPEDQDNEMAPMQPGYSPYSPYGQNFREGRARTGFEATLSRNSIYSSEQEQKELEANPQLKAFVESMRRAAEATNFGLSFRYSDLVFHPKKSPRPILQNVTGSIEQGQLVAVMGGSGAGKSTFVNVLMGKTSNTGGIVAVNNTPGKMKQYKKLTGYVPQDDIVLPELTVYENIVHSARIRLPRNWSKKDVEAHVESVIDCLELSHVRDSRVGSVGKPVISGGQRKRVSIGMELAAAPMAIFLDEPTSGLDATAASSIMRTLKAIARLGISIIVIIHQPRTEIFDLFDNLILLGNGQTIYEGPQMESQTYFESMGFQFPEHSNHADVITDIITGNGREYNSAGDVSKEALISHWAKMRQNKSEEAYDRRSVRSTMLGDTGMRQALKKRGAPYIKQGWLCLCRAMLQQYRARAALFAEMGLAVLAGALLGLANNPKNGIMFVGLFHEPYEVLSTAIDFFSAPQFALLIAIAIGLVAGAPGVKLFSEETLLYRREAEAGHSRLSYFLAKVISVFPRMALGCMHFTVPLFLLSVPIIDWGLAFLTNLLYFYCIYGLASIVSMVVRREDAPLFATMIALITGILSGSAPPLASVKDWHMEWLWRASPATWLAELYFGQLVAPFAYLFQVDIAAEATGYHLDRKWLNIGVLVAIGTAYRLIAFAGMVLGHRLRR from the exons ATGTCGCTTTCAAGCTATGGCGTCGACGACGCTAAGCTACCACAACAACCTTTCCTTGCTGGTGCCAGGCCCGATACACCAAGCTTCCTCGACACGACTGCATGTCTTTGCGCTCTTCGTGCGTTACCTGGACTCGATAAGCTCGCCGAAGCCGGAGCAGATTTCGATAATGGCCAGGCAGCATGGCAATGCATTGGAAACCAAACACAAGGTGTATATAACATCACAAGCGGAAAATGGtacaaggccaagaatcCCAAGGGCTCGCTCGATCTGCCCATGGAAGACAATTCCAACCCTCCTGTCGGAGGTGATCTCGTATGGGACTCCAAGGGCCGTTCTCTGAAGCCATTGAAGGACAAAAACACGCTCACTGTTTACGACCGAGACTGTACTGGCACCAACAGATCGAGCTTCTCGACCAGTTTCTACAGAACCACATATCAGCTTCTTAACGATAAGCTTCCCATTGATGCTGCACCCTGCTGGAGGCCAGGTGCCCTTCCCCTGCAGCTGCAAAACGTGTCTTCCTGGCAGGAGTATGGCTGTAAAGAAGGGTTTCTTT GCCagaacaacaccatcaactcaCTGCCTCAATCATGTCCTCCTCTCGAGAAGTGCACAATTGCGCGTCTCTCAGGTATGACTTGCTCATTCAACGGCACAAACGTGGGCATGGGAGTTTTCGAGCCCATCATCTGCCAGGCAGGCCACTATTGTCCCTTGGAGGAAAAGGGCATGAAGAAGATTAGATGTCCTGCCGGCTCATATTGCCAGCCTGGTgcttcaactccaacaccATGCCTATCTGGCAGCAGGTGTCCGGAAGGCGCGTCCTTTGAGAGGTATCTGATTCCCGTGAGCGTTCTAGTCATCATCgatttcctcctccttgtgGGCATGTTCGTCTTGATGTTCCGTTCACGATGGCAAAGAACATCCAAAGCCCATGCTGGTGCTCTGAAGAGGCACAAGACCATGAGGGTCGTCAAAGCGACAATCACTGGACGGGGATACAAGGAGTTGCCCGAAGACCAAGACAATGAGATGGCCCCAATGCAACCTGGCTACAGTCCTTATTCACCATACGGACAAAACTTCCGAGAAGGACGGGCCCGAACTGGTTTTGAGGCTACTCTCTCGCGGAACAGCATCTACAGCTCGGAACAAGAGCAGAAAGAACTGGAGGCCAACCCACAGCTTAAAGCTTTTGTTGAATCCATGCGACGAGCAGCTGAGGCAACCAACTTCGGCCTCTCCTTCAGATACTctgatcttgtcttccatCCCAAAAAGAGCCCAAGGCCCATTCTTCAGAACGTCACAGGCTCTATTGAGCAGGGACAGCTGGTTGCTGTTATGGGTGGCTCAGGAGCTGGTAAATCGACCTTTGTCAATGTTTTGATGGGTAAAACAAGCAATACTGGCGGTATTGTTGCGGTCAACAATACTCCAGGCAAGATGAAGCAGTACAAGAAGTTGACAGGCTACGTGCCTCAGGATGATATCGTGTTACCTGAGCTGACGGTCTACGAGAACATTGTGCACTCGGCACGTATCCGACTTCCTCGTAACTGGAGCAAgaaagatgttgaagctcaTGTTGAGTCTGTGATTGACTGTCTAGAGCTTTCGCACGTGCGAGATTCTCGGGTCGGCAGCGTAGGCAAGCCTGTCATCAGTGGTGGTCAGAGAAAGCGAGTGAGTATTGGCATGGAATTAGCAGCTGCGCCAATGGCTATCTTCCTTGATGAGCCAACCAGTGGTTTGGATGCTACCgcagcatcatccatcatgcgCACGCTCAAGGCCATTGCAAGACTCGGCATCTCCATCATTGTCATCATTCACCAGCCGCGAACTGAAATTTTCGACCTGTTTGATAATCTCATCCTGCTCGGTAACGGACAGACCATTTATGAAGGCCCTCAAATGGAGTCACAGACATATTTCGAGAGCATGGGCTTCCAGTTCCCGGAGCACAGCAACCATGCTGATGTAATTACCGACATCATCACTGGTAACGGTAGGGAATACAACAGTGCTGGTGATGTTTCCAAGGAAGCATTGATCTCGCACTGGGCTAAGATGCGGCAGAACAAATCGGAAGAAGCTTACGACCGCAGAAGTGTCAGGTCCACGATGCTGGGTGATACAGGAATGCGTCAGGCCCTCAAGAAACGTGGTGCCCCCTATATCAAACAAGGATGGCTCTGCCTCTGCCGTGCAATGCTTCAGCAATACCGCGCCAGGGCTGCTCTGTTTGCCGAGATGGGTCTTGCTGTTCTCGCAGGTGCTCTGCTCGGTCTCGCCAACAACCCTAAAAACGGTATTATGTTTGTCGGTCTATTCCACGAGCCCTATGAGGTCTTGTCGACAGCTAtcgacttcttctctgcaCCTCAGTTCGCACTTCTGATTGCTATTGCTATTGGTCTTGTTGCAGGTGCTCCTGgagtcaagctcttctccgAAGAGACACTCTTGTACAGGCGAGAGGCCGAAGCAGGCCATTCCCGACTGTCTTACTTTCTTGCCAAGGTTATTTCTGTATTTCCTCGTATGGCGCTTGGTTGCATGCACTTTACCGTGCCCTTATTCTTGTTGTCTGTACCCATCATTGACTGGGGTCTGGCATTCCTCACAAATTTGCTGTACTTCTACTGCATTTATGGCCTTGCAAGTATCGTAAGCATGGTCGTTCGACGTGAAGATGCACCACTATTTGCTACCATGATTGCCCTCATCACTGGTATTCTCTCTGGTTCCGCGCCTCCACTGGCATCTGTTAAGGATTGGCATATGGAGTGGCTTTGGCGAGCATCTCCTGCTACATGGTTGGCGGAGCTGTACTTTGGGCAGCTTGTGGCACCTTTTGCATACCTCTTTCAGGTCGATATTGCGGCTGAGGCGACTGGATATCATCTTGACCGCAAGTGGCTCAACATTGGTGTTTTGGTAGCAATCGGAACTGCTTATCGACTGATTGCCTTTGCCGGGATGGTGTTGGGGCATCGATTGAGAAGATGA